The following proteins are encoded in a genomic region of Flammeovirga pectinis:
- a CDS encoding PAS domain-containing sensor histidine kinase, whose protein sequence is MTKKDQFYNNLLRIQRLNSSGEASPKEFMESLLLYVLEYEQAFYGSICKIEEGNDIVECVSRFNKKIITLPEINNFVNRVVEEKKIIQEVDQYQLVGCPFINDQTNEVFGVMVLITAPKYVDIDMFALEQAILVGEGVMSNLQVKTPSKLRKQLDNSVQEKISFKPFFTDSANLCTVTDPDSGDFVYLNQAWVRTLGFSIEELKSYPFVNWLHQDDISETIRVFQDVCEGKSIRSFINRYRTKWGEYRYLEWDASLITENGLIYGMAKDITKQHENHEKLFFQSTILRGVQDSVLVIDLKGNVSFVNDAVIALTGYPRTYLLGRPLDVILKGFDRSKTLDVTVDDFLKDDNNIELHIGTRNGIYIWVEVRTSILYDVYGDAIGYLGIIKDITPRKEYEDTLMKRNEALSKANKELDNFVYRVSHDLRAPITSALGLIELSMTATPDEVKEYLMLQQRSLTKLDGFIHDILNYSRNNRMELRPTKVNIEELLKSTIDQYKFINNYAETLISITVEAENDLYCDESRLAVILNNIISNAYKFTSFRPNASITINAHVISTDLIMKISDNGIGIREQHIKKIFDMFYRATDVNNGSGLGLYIVHEAVKKLGGEITVQSVLNHGTTFDIVIPNLWSIFPKEIKEERATN, encoded by the coding sequence ATGACTAAAAAAGATCAATTTTATAATAACTTATTGAGAATTCAACGATTAAATTCTTCTGGTGAAGCATCGCCTAAAGAATTTATGGAGTCATTACTTCTTTATGTCTTAGAATATGAACAAGCTTTTTATGGATCTATATGTAAAATAGAAGAAGGTAATGATATAGTTGAATGTGTTTCTAGATTCAATAAAAAAATTATTACTCTACCAGAAATCAACAACTTCGTAAATAGAGTTGTTGAAGAAAAAAAAATAATACAAGAGGTTGATCAGTATCAATTAGTTGGATGTCCGTTTATAAACGATCAAACCAATGAAGTATTTGGAGTAATGGTATTAATAACTGCTCCAAAATATGTAGATATTGATATGTTTGCTTTGGAGCAAGCTATTTTAGTGGGAGAAGGTGTAATGTCTAATCTTCAAGTAAAGACACCTTCAAAATTAAGAAAGCAACTTGATAATTCTGTTCAAGAAAAGATATCATTTAAACCATTCTTTACAGACTCTGCTAATTTATGTACGGTAACTGATCCAGATTCAGGTGACTTTGTTTATCTAAATCAGGCTTGGGTGAGAACTTTAGGCTTTTCAATAGAAGAATTAAAATCTTACCCTTTTGTAAATTGGTTACACCAAGACGATATAAGCGAAACAATACGTGTTTTTCAGGATGTTTGTGAGGGGAAATCAATAAGATCTTTTATAAATAGGTACCGTACAAAATGGGGTGAATACCGTTATTTGGAATGGGATGCTTCTTTGATTACTGAAAATGGCTTGATCTACGGAATGGCTAAAGATATTACGAAGCAACATGAAAATCACGAAAAATTATTCTTTCAATCTACAATTCTTAGAGGTGTTCAGGACAGTGTCTTAGTAATTGATTTAAAGGGAAATGTTTCTTTTGTAAACGATGCGGTTATTGCACTGACGGGCTATCCAAGAACTTATTTATTAGGAAGACCTTTAGATGTAATTCTTAAAGGTTTTGATAGAAGTAAAACACTTGATGTTACTGTAGATGATTTTCTGAAAGACGACAATAATATAGAATTGCATATTGGAACACGTAATGGCATCTACATTTGGGTAGAGGTTAGAACGAGTATTTTATATGATGTTTACGGAGATGCTATTGGCTATCTAGGTATTATAAAAGATATTACCCCAAGAAAAGAGTACGAAGATACGCTCATGAAAAGAAATGAAGCGTTAAGTAAAGCCAATAAAGAATTAGATAACTTTGTTTATAGAGTTTCTCATGATTTAAGAGCTCCTATTACTTCTGCTCTTGGCCTAATAGAATTAAGTATGACTGCTACACCAGATGAAGTGAAGGAATACTTAATGTTACAGCAGAGAAGTTTAACAAAACTAGATGGATTTATTCATGATATCTTGAATTATTCAAGAAATAATAGAATGGAATTACGTCCAACTAAAGTAAATATAGAAGAGTTATTAAAATCAACAATTGATCAGTATAAGTTTATTAATAACTATGCGGAAACATTGATTTCTATTACTGTTGAGGCTGAAAATGATTTGTACTGTGATGAATCTCGTTTAGCGGTTATTCTTAATAATATAATTTCTAACGCCTATAAATTCACATCATTTAGACCAAATGCGAGTATTACAATAAATGCTCATGTAATCTCTACAGATCTAATTATGAAGATCTCAGATAATGGCATTGGTATAAGAGAACAACATATAAAAAAGATTTTTGATATGTTCTATAGAGCCACTGATGTAAATAATGGGTCAGGATTAGGTTTATATATTGTTCATGAAGCAGTTAAAAAATTAGGTGGAGAAATAACAGTTCAATCTGTGTTAAATCACGGAACAACCTTTGATATAGTTATTCCTAACCTATGGAGTATTTTCCCAAAAGAGATAAAAGAAGAAAGAGCTACCAACTAA
- a CDS encoding helix-turn-helix domain-containing protein has product MIDLLTLRIKNMVCERCILTVWQALIDVDAVVERVDLGVAYISVPLSADQTKEIEQTFKKLGFSFLNNKQSRLVEGVKNFIHHKFSNLDEKQWNATLSEELQKELGKDYTTISTLFSNTEGITIEKYLSNQKVEKVKEFLSYNEMTLNQIADILGYSSTQYLSRKFKQHTGMTPSEFKKNSHKPLRKSLSI; this is encoded by the coding sequence ATGATAGACCTTTTAACCCTCAGAATCAAGAACATGGTATGCGAAAGATGCATACTTACAGTATGGCAAGCATTAATAGATGTAGATGCTGTAGTCGAAAGAGTAGACCTAGGTGTTGCTTATATTTCTGTACCGTTATCAGCGGATCAAACAAAAGAAATTGAACAAACTTTTAAAAAACTTGGTTTTTCTTTCCTTAATAATAAACAATCACGTTTAGTAGAAGGAGTGAAGAACTTTATTCATCATAAGTTTTCTAATCTCGATGAAAAACAATGGAATGCTACATTATCAGAGGAGCTTCAAAAAGAGTTAGGTAAAGATTATACAACAATTAGTACACTTTTTTCTAACACAGAAGGGATAACAATAGAGAAGTATTTATCAAATCAAAAGGTAGAAAAAGTAAAAGAGTTTTTATCTTATAATGAGATGACTTTAAATCAGATAGCAGATATTTTAGGGTATAGTAGTACGCAGTATTTATCTAGAAAATTTAAACAACATACAGGTATGACTCCTTCAGAATTCAAAAAGAATAGTCATAAACCCTTAAGAAAGAGTTTGTCAATCTAG
- a CDS encoding peptidase U32 family protein, with protein MDHKYKKPTTRRPVELMAPAGGFDSMMAAIQGGADSIYFGVEQLNMRARASINFTLEDLDEVAKICNEHGVRSYLTLNTIIYEHDLSIMRRVVDRVKEAGITAIIASDQAVIAYAFRAGVEVHISTQVNITNAETVRFYATFADVMVLSRELSMVQMKSICDTIKNENITGPNGELVEVEVFAHGALCMAVSGKCYLSLHTQNSSANRGACVQNCRRKYKVIDIEDGHELEIDNEYIMSPEDLCTIDFLDQLLDTGIKVLKIEGRGKGPEYVKCVVACYREAIEAYYDGTYTKALGEELKERMTQVYNRGFWGGYYLGQEMGKWTEQHGSKAKTRKVYLGTGRRYFKNINVAEFSLETLKVKVGDKLLITGPTTGVVETVVEELHVNDDGKQEMAVKGDIFSIKLDTQIRPSDKLYKVVDAETIEA; from the coding sequence GTGGATCACAAATATAAAAAACCGACAACTAGACGTCCTGTTGAGCTAATGGCTCCCGCAGGAGGATTCGATTCGATGATGGCTGCCATACAAGGTGGAGCTGATTCTATCTATTTTGGTGTCGAGCAGTTAAATATGCGTGCTCGCGCTTCAATCAACTTCACTCTAGAAGATTTAGATGAAGTTGCTAAGATTTGTAACGAGCATGGTGTTAGAAGCTACTTAACACTTAATACAATTATATATGAGCACGACCTTTCTATAATGCGTCGTGTGGTTGATAGAGTTAAAGAAGCAGGTATTACTGCAATCATCGCTTCTGACCAAGCTGTTATTGCTTATGCATTTAGAGCAGGTGTAGAAGTTCATATTTCTACTCAAGTAAACATTACAAATGCAGAAACTGTTCGTTTCTACGCAACATTTGCAGATGTAATGGTACTTTCTAGAGAGCTTAGTATGGTACAGATGAAAAGTATCTGTGATACTATCAAAAATGAAAACATTACAGGACCTAATGGTGAGCTTGTAGAAGTAGAAGTTTTTGCTCATGGTGCCTTATGTATGGCTGTTTCTGGAAAATGTTACTTGAGTCTTCATACACAAAACTCTTCTGCTAACAGAGGTGCTTGTGTTCAAAACTGTCGTCGTAAATATAAAGTAATTGATATTGAGGACGGTCATGAGTTAGAAATAGACAATGAATACATTATGTCTCCAGAAGACTTATGTACCATTGACTTCTTAGATCAATTATTAGATACTGGTATAAAAGTATTAAAAATTGAAGGTAGAGGTAAAGGACCTGAATATGTGAAATGTGTTGTAGCATGTTATCGCGAAGCAATTGAAGCATATTATGACGGCACATACACTAAAGCTTTAGGCGAAGAGCTTAAAGAGCGTATGACTCAAGTTTATAACCGTGGATTCTGGGGTGGATATTACCTTGGTCAAGAAATGGGTAAATGGACAGAGCAACATGGTTCTAAAGCAAAAACAAGAAAAGTTTATCTTGGTACTGGACGTAGATACTTTAAAAATATCAACGTTGCAGAGTTCAGCTTAGAAACTTTAAAAGTAAAAGTTGGTGATAAGTTATTAATCACCGGACCTACTACTGGAGTTGTTGAAACGGTAGTTGAAGAGCTACACGTTAATGATGATGGTAAGCAAGAAATGGCGGTAAAAGGAGATATCTTTAGTATTAAACTAGATACTCAAATTAGACCATCTGATAAATTATATAAAGTAGTAGATGCTGAAACAATAGAAGCATAA
- a CDS encoding ferredoxin, translating to MAKITITHQRDKCIGCNYCVEFAPDRWVMSKKDGKATLVGGVNRKGFYSLKLSPIELEENQKAADACPVKIIQVREY from the coding sequence ATGGCAAAAATCACAATTACGCATCAGCGAGATAAATGTATTGGATGTAATTACTGCGTAGAGTTTGCTCCTGATAGATGGGTAATGTCTAAAAAAGATGGTAAAGCTACACTAGTTGGGGGTGTAAACCGTAAAGGTTTTTATTCTCTAAAGTTAAGTCCTATCGAATTAGAAGAAAATCAGAAAGCAGCAGATGCTTGCCCTGTAAAAATTATTCAGGTAAGAGAGTACTAA
- a CDS encoding acyl-CoA desaturase — protein sequence MYIIIAFFILHWYTSLFFQTFFLHRYAAHAMFTMSKKTEKVFFVLTYIFQGSNYLSAYGYGIMHRMHHAFADTEEDPHSPKYSPSLFAMMWKTKNVYTDICKGKVKVDPKFTKNVPEWHSFDKFAGSGLSRLAWGAAYSALYIYCYMTYDLSPLIFLLLPIHFLMSPVHGAIINWFAHIYGYRNFEVSDTSTNFLPFDFLMMGESYHNNHHARGSRANFGGIRWHEIDPTYLIILALDKTGVIKLKNSVNSNKSKDTEKEEDVAMAI from the coding sequence ATGTATATAATAATAGCTTTTTTCATACTTCACTGGTACACGTCGTTGTTTTTCCAGACATTCTTTTTACATAGATATGCAGCACATGCTATGTTTACAATGTCTAAAAAAACAGAGAAAGTATTTTTTGTACTAACGTATATCTTCCAAGGTTCTAACTATTTAAGTGCCTATGGTTATGGTATTATGCATAGAATGCACCATGCATTTGCAGATACTGAAGAGGATCCACATTCACCAAAGTATTCTCCATCGTTGTTTGCAATGATGTGGAAAACAAAAAATGTGTATACTGATATTTGTAAAGGGAAAGTTAAGGTAGATCCAAAGTTTACCAAGAATGTACCAGAATGGCATTCATTTGATAAATTTGCAGGTAGTGGTCTTAGTAGATTAGCATGGGGAGCAGCTTATTCTGCACTCTATATCTATTGTTATATGACTTATGATTTATCACCACTTATTTTCCTATTACTACCAATTCATTTCTTAATGTCGCCAGTTCATGGTGCTATTATTAACTGGTTTGCACATATCTATGGGTATAGAAACTTTGAAGTTAGTGATACGTCAACAAACTTCCTTCCTTTTGATTTCTTAATGATGGGTGAATCATATCACAATAACCACCATGCAAGAGGATCGAGAGCAAATTTTGGAGGAATTAGATGGCATGAAATTGATCCAACATATTTAATTATTCTAGCTCTTGATAAAACTGGTGTAATTAAGTTGAAGAATTCTGTTAACTCTAATAAGTCGAAAGACACAGAGAAAGAAGAAGATGTAGCAATGGCTATTTAA
- a CDS encoding xanthine dehydrogenase family protein molybdopterin-binding subunit — MQPKEAKQQSKRNFLKTSLLAGGGLLMGLNFLGTSCAKSAEMPKSIDDLDFQSFNAYLKIADNNTVSIYAPNPEIGQGVKTSMPMIIAEELDIPWENVIVVQAGLNSEYKRQVAGGSQSIRLGWKNLRKAGATAKLMLLTAAANKWNIPVEECVAKQGVITNKKGDSIKYGDVVNEAALLEIPKKAPLKKVEDFTLIGKGIKNVDVEKIVKGESLFGLDYQYDGMKYAMLQRPPFGAKLASFDATDAKKIKGVLTVVSFDDKVAVVAENTWAAMKGKEALKVEWKEIKKEESTAYHNKMMLAAFDKKGVEPMQSNGNFNVAVKNADKVIEQLYEAPFLPHNCMEPLNFFAHVTKNKILLVGPTQTPKNAAKMVAENLGRKEEEVEVQMTRMGGGFGRRLNTDFAEEAAYVSNLSSYPVKVIFTREDDMTSGVYRPSVKYKIKATIKGGELTGYTIHEAVINRGMWKGISKYFPNGAIDNYEVRSSAIECDTTIGWWRAPVTNFLGFAQESFLDDIATELKKDPIQFRLSLLEKAKGKKGIPYSPKRLQGVIKLVAEKGNWGKTEAGVYQGFAAYFSHNSYIAEIADIIIENNKPVVKKVTVAVDCGILINKSGAKNQIEGSVIDGIGHALYGNLEVKDGVAQVNNFDQYQLIRMKDTPIVSTHFIESTENPSGLGEPGLPPASVAVANAYKKATGKRITKQPMIKEIIT; from the coding sequence ATGCAACCAAAAGAAGCAAAGCAACAGAGCAAACGTAATTTTCTGAAAACATCACTATTAGCAGGTGGCGGATTATTGATGGGCCTAAATTTTTTAGGAACATCATGTGCAAAAAGTGCAGAAATGCCCAAGTCAATTGATGATTTAGACTTTCAATCATTCAATGCCTATTTAAAAATAGCAGATAATAATACGGTTTCAATTTATGCACCCAATCCAGAAATTGGACAAGGAGTAAAAACATCAATGCCAATGATTATTGCCGAGGAGTTAGATATTCCTTGGGAAAATGTTATTGTGGTACAAGCAGGTTTAAATAGTGAGTATAAACGCCAAGTAGCAGGAGGAAGTCAGTCTATTCGTTTAGGATGGAAAAATTTAAGAAAAGCAGGAGCAACAGCTAAATTAATGTTACTGACTGCTGCTGCAAATAAATGGAATATTCCTGTTGAAGAATGTGTAGCTAAACAAGGTGTAATTACCAATAAGAAGGGTGATAGTATAAAATATGGAGATGTTGTTAATGAAGCAGCTCTATTAGAGATACCGAAAAAAGCACCTTTAAAGAAAGTAGAAGATTTTACTTTAATAGGTAAAGGAATTAAGAATGTTGATGTAGAAAAAATAGTAAAAGGAGAATCTCTATTTGGCTTAGATTATCAGTATGATGGGATGAAATACGCTATGCTACAACGTCCACCATTTGGAGCAAAGTTAGCTTCTTTTGATGCTACAGATGCTAAGAAGATTAAAGGAGTACTTACTGTTGTTTCTTTTGATGATAAAGTTGCCGTAGTAGCCGAAAATACTTGGGCTGCAATGAAAGGGAAAGAAGCGCTTAAAGTAGAGTGGAAAGAAATTAAAAAGGAGGAATCTACCGCTTACCATAATAAAATGATGTTAGCTGCTTTTGATAAAAAAGGAGTAGAACCAATGCAATCCAATGGTAATTTTAATGTAGCTGTTAAGAATGCGGATAAAGTAATAGAACAGCTCTATGAAGCTCCATTTTTACCTCATAATTGTATGGAGCCATTAAACTTTTTTGCTCATGTAACAAAGAACAAAATACTCTTAGTTGGTCCTACACAAACACCTAAGAACGCAGCTAAAATGGTAGCTGAAAATTTAGGAAGAAAAGAAGAAGAGGTTGAAGTACAAATGACACGTATGGGAGGAGGATTTGGTAGAAGATTAAATACTGATTTTGCCGAAGAAGCTGCTTACGTTTCAAATTTATCTAGTTATCCTGTAAAAGTCATTTTTACTAGAGAGGATGATATGACGTCTGGAGTATATAGACCAAGCGTTAAATATAAAATAAAGGCAACTATAAAAGGAGGGGAACTTACTGGGTATACTATACATGAAGCTGTTATTAATAGAGGAATGTGGAAAGGTATATCAAAATATTTTCCAAATGGAGCAATTGACAATTATGAAGTAAGATCTTCTGCTATTGAATGTGATACAACAATTGGGTGGTGGCGAGCTCCTGTAACCAACTTTTTAGGTTTTGCACAAGAATCATTTTTAGATGATATCGCTACAGAATTAAAGAAAGACCCTATTCAATTTAGGTTATCTTTATTAGAGAAGGCAAAAGGTAAAAAAGGTATTCCTTATTCACCTAAAAGACTACAAGGGGTAATTAAACTTGTAGCAGAGAAAGGAAATTGGGGTAAAACGGAAGCAGGTGTTTATCAGGGTTTTGCAGCTTACTTTAGCCATAATAGTTACATTGCTGAAATTGCAGATATTATAATAGAGAATAATAAGCCAGTTGTTAAAAAGGTAACTGTAGCTGTTGATTGTGGAATCTTGATTAATAAATCAGGCGCAAAAAATCAGATAGAAGGTAGTGTAATCGATGGTATAGGGCATGCTTTATATGGTAATTTGGAAGTTAAAGATGGAGTAGCACAGGTTAATAATTTTGATCAATACCAATTAATAAGAATGAAAGATACACCAATTGTGTCAACTCATTTTATAGAAAGTACAGAAAACCCATCGGGTTTAGGAGAGCCAGGTTTACCGCCTGCAAGTGTAGCTGTTGCTAATGCTTATAAAAAGGCAACAGGTAAGCGTATAACAAAGCAGCCAATGATTAAAGAGATTATTACTTAA
- a CDS encoding (2Fe-2S)-binding protein — MPEYTLKVNNKLRTFNVEADTPLLWVLRDELNLVGTKYGCGIGQCGACTVHLNGIAIRSCSFPITDVIDQEITTIEGLSENADHPLQEAWIELDVPQCGYCQSGQIMTAAAFLKDNPAPSVVDIRNAMHGNICRCAAYNRIEKAVALAATKS; from the coding sequence ATGCCAGAATATACACTCAAAGTAAACAACAAACTACGCACTTTTAATGTAGAAGCTGATACACCTCTTTTATGGGTATTAAGAGATGAATTAAATTTAGTAGGAACAAAATATGGTTGTGGAATTGGACAATGTGGAGCTTGTACCGTACATCTAAATGGTATTGCAATAAGAAGCTGTAGTTTTCCAATTACAGATGTGATAGACCAAGAAATAACAACAATTGAGGGGTTATCAGAAAACGCAGATCACCCATTACAAGAAGCATGGATAGAATTAGATGTACCACAATGTGGGTATTGTCAAAGTGGTCAAATAATGACAGCAGCAGCTTTCTTAAAAGATAATCCAGCTCCTTCTGTTGTAGATATTCGTAATGCAATGCATGGTAATATTTGCAGGTGTGCAGCATATAATAGAATTGAAAAAGCAGTGGCATTAGCAGCAACAAAATCCTAA
- a CDS encoding nucleotidyltransferase family protein: MDKKLAILIVAAGESKRLGRPKQLLKWKGETLLNHCIEKASAIDKSTTFLILGAYKKEIENSLKSKTIKVIDNQNWNEGLGSSIREGVYHIKQKEYTDLLIVLSDLPLLSVSYLKSLITAFYSSSKKIAVTSYGNMQGVPVLFNAQYFDALLQLKGDEGAKKILQKYKEDTLVLKSDVPYIDIDTEEAYSALLQLDK; this comes from the coding sequence ATGGATAAGAAATTAGCCATATTAATTGTTGCAGCAGGAGAATCCAAACGGTTAGGAAGACCTAAACAACTTCTTAAATGGAAAGGAGAAACATTATTAAATCATTGTATTGAAAAGGCCAGTGCAATAGATAAATCAACTACTTTTTTAATTTTAGGAGCTTATAAAAAAGAAATAGAAAATAGTTTAAAATCAAAAACTATTAAAGTGATTGATAACCAAAACTGGAACGAAGGGTTAGGGAGTTCTATTCGTGAGGGAGTTTATCATATCAAACAAAAAGAATATACAGATCTGCTTATTGTTTTAAGTGATTTACCTCTTTTATCTGTATCTTATTTGAAATCACTAATTACTGCATTTTATTCTTCTTCTAAAAAAATAGCAGTAACCTCTTATGGGAATATGCAGGGAGTTCCTGTTCTATTTAATGCACAGTATTTCGATGCTTTACTACAATTAAAAGGAGATGAAGGGGCCAAAAAGATACTACAAAAATATAAAGAGGATACCTTGGTTTTAAAGTCTGATGTTCCTTATATCGATATTGATACAGAAGAAGCTTATTCAGCTTTACTTCAACTAGATAAATAA
- a CDS encoding XdhC family protein: MLHELKNIINTAYKAKQHKIKAVLVTVVGLDGSSYRKPGVRMLILENDEMRGAVSGGCVEKEIVKQSQSVFKTGEALLINYDGRYRLGCEGILTILIEPFDVTENFYSAFKNTVKQRSTITIQSHYSLTERQGVSIFSFDKKKKEKSTYTEVFVEELKPEFHLYILGVEHDAVALCKYAVMTGWKVTIVAAPLNTNVIEDFPGASNLLRVEAEEVEHLKMDTHSGVMVMTHSFVKDLKYLLAITKQPITYLGLLGANKRTEKLKEQLLDYQPDLDFIEKINGPAGLDIGAITPEEIAVSIVAEILGAIRNKSPRLANSKTISIYG; encoded by the coding sequence ATGTTACACGAACTTAAAAACATTATTAATACAGCTTACAAGGCAAAACAGCATAAAATAAAGGCTGTTCTTGTTACTGTAGTAGGTTTAGATGGCTCTTCTTATAGAAAGCCGGGTGTTCGAATGTTGATTTTAGAAAATGATGAAATGAGAGGGGCAGTAAGTGGTGGCTGTGTAGAAAAAGAAATTGTAAAGCAGTCTCAAAGTGTTTTTAAAACAGGAGAAGCTCTTTTAATAAATTATGATGGAAGATATCGATTGGGCTGTGAAGGTATTTTGACTATTCTTATTGAACCTTTTGATGTTACCGAAAATTTCTACTCTGCTTTTAAAAATACTGTAAAACAAAGGAGTACTATCACTATACAAAGTCATTACTCATTAACGGAAAGGCAAGGTGTTTCAATCTTTTCATTTGATAAAAAGAAGAAAGAAAAAAGTACTTACACAGAAGTTTTTGTGGAAGAGCTAAAACCTGAGTTTCATTTGTATATTTTAGGTGTAGAGCATGATGCTGTAGCACTTTGTAAATATGCAGTCATGACTGGATGGAAAGTAACAATTGTTGCAGCTCCATTAAATACTAATGTGATCGAAGACTTTCCGGGAGCATCTAATTTGCTAAGAGTAGAAGCGGAAGAGGTAGAACATTTAAAGATGGATACTCATTCTGGAGTTATGGTTATGACACATAGTTTTGTAAAAGATTTAAAATACCTTTTAGCAATAACGAAGCAGCCAATAACATACCTTGGGCTACTTGGAGCAAATAAGCGAACAGAAAAATTAAAAGAACAGTTATTAGATTACCAACCTGATCTTGATTTTATAGAAAAAATTAATGGACCGGCAGGGTTAGATATTGGAGCAATTACTCCAGAAGAAATTGCAGTTTCTATTGTTGCAGAGATTTTAGGAGCGATAAGAAATAAATCACCCCGACTTGCAAACTCAAAAACTATTAGTATTTATGGATAA